A segment of the Frankineae bacterium MT45 genome:
GTCGCTGGTGGGTACGGTCTATTCGTCCGCTCCAATTCGGATCGGGAATCGCGAAGGACGGGTCGTCGATGAACCACGAAGTGCAGGGTGTTGTCAGTCTGAAGCAGGGCGAACCGGTATCGCTGGTGACCGTGCTGGTGCCAGATCCCGGGCCGTCCGAGGTGCTGGTCCGAGTGCAGGCCTGCGGGGTCTGCCACACCGACCTGCACTACCGCGAAGGCGGCATCAACGACGAGTTCCCGTTCCTGCTCGGACATGAGGCGGCGGGCATCGTCGAGGCGATCGGCCCCGGGGTAAACGAAGTCGAGGTCGGCGACTTCGTCGTGCTCAACTGGCGGGCGGTCTGTGGCCAGTGCCGGGCCTGTCGACGCGGCCAGGCCCAGTACTGCTTCAACACCCACAACGCCGCCCAGAAGATGACGCTCACCGACGGCACCCCGCTGAGCCCGGCGCTGGGCATCGGTGCCTTCGCCGAGAAGACGCTGGTACACCAGGGGCAGTGCACGAAGGTCGATCCGGCCGTCTCGCCGCAGGTTGCTGGACTCCTCGGCTGCGGGGTGATGGCTGGTCTCGGCGCGGCGATGAACACCGGCGGCGTGCAGCGCGGCCAGAGCGTCGCCGTCATCGGCTGTGGCGGCGTGGGCGCGGCCGCCGTCGCCGGGGCCCGGCTGGCCGGTGCAGCCCAGATCATCGCCGTCGACCTCGACGACCGCAAGCTCGCCGGGGCGGTGGAACTCGGGGCCACCCACACCGTCAACTCGCGCAGCGGCGATCCCATCGAGGCGATCCGTTCCCTCACCGACGGCAACGGCGCGGATGTCGTCATCGACGCGGTCGGCAACCCGCAGACCTATGAGCAGGCCTTCTACGCGCGCGACCTGGCCGGCACCGTGGTGCTGGTCGGTGTCCCGACGCCGCAGATGCGCCTCGACCTTCCCCTGCTGGACTTCTTCAGCCGGGGCGGGGCGCTGAAGTCCTCCTGGTACGGCGACTGCCTGCCGTCGCGGGACTTCCCGATGCTCGTCGACCTACACCTGCAGGGGCGCCTCCCGCTGGAGAAGTTCGTCAGCGAGACGATCGGCCTCGGTGACGTCGAGGAGGCGTTCGCAGCGATGGGGCGCGGCGATGTGCTCCGCTCTGTGGTCGTCTTCGAAGGCTGAGACGGGCATGACGGCTGATATGCGAATCGACCATCTGGTGACCTCGGGGACGTTCTCGCTGGACGGGGGGACCTGGGACGTCGACAACAACGTCTGGATCGTCGGCGATGAGCAGGAGTGTCTGCTCATCGACGCCCCGCACGACTCGGTCGAGATTCTGGCCGCGATCGGGGACCGGCGGCTGATCGCCGTCGCCTGCACCCATGCCCATGACGACCACGTGGATGCCGCCCTCGCGGTTGCGGCCGCCAAGGGGGCCCCGATCTGGCTTCATCCGGCCGATGCGCCGCTGTGGCAACTGACCCACCCCGAGCACGCGCCGGACGCCGAGTTGAGCGACGGGCAGCACATCAAGGTCGGTTCGATCGAACTGCAGGTGCTGCACACGCCTGGCCACTCGCCGGGCGCTGTCTGCTTCTACGCGCCGGCGCTGCACTGCCTCTTCAGCGGGGACACCCTTTTCGCCGGCGGGCCCGGAGCGACTGGGCGTTCCTACTCCAGCTTCGAGACGATCATCGACTCGATCAGCAGCAAGTTGCTGGTGCTCCCGCCCGCGACGGTGGTGCACACCGGTCACGGCGCCGAAACGTCGATCGGGGTTGAGGCGCCGGCGCTACCGGAGTGGATCGCCCGCGGCCATTGATGGGAGGCGATCTGGGGAGATCCTGAGTTGATTCTCAGATTTTGGGGTGGCGTAACACCATGAACATGGGCCACAATGGTAGGCACGCGTACCACTGGCTTCAGGCGAGACGTTGGGGAAGACGATTTCGTCGACGAAGCGGAGGTGTGCGATGACGACTTCCCGTACGCAGGGTGCGACGGCAAGCCGAGGCGTGGTGTTTATTCACTGCTGCCCTGCCGCGATTGCTCCTCACGTCGAGTGGGCGCTCGCGGGTGTTCTAGGACGACCGGACAAGCTGAGCTGGACCGAACAGCCGGCTGCGCCCGGGCATCTGCGGGCCGAGGCCAACTGGCGGGCGCCGCTGGGTACCGGCGCCCGACTCGCCGCGTCGCTGCGCGCGTGGCCGATGCTGGTCTTCGAGGTTACCGAGCAGGGCACCGCTGACTCCGATGCCGAACGCCTGGCCTACGTCCCTGGCCGCGGCTTCCACCGCAGTCTCGTCTCGGCCAACGGCGACGTGATGGTCACCGAGGAGCGACTGCGCGGCCTCCTGGCTCGAGCCCGCACGGCCGACGACTACACCCACGGATTGCAGGAGCTTCTCGGTACTGCCTGGGACGCCGAACTGGAGCCCTACCGGTACGCCGGTGACGGTTCGCCGGTCACCCTGCTGCACCAGGTCGTGTAGGCCGCTCCGGTTCTGTCGGCCGCTTTGGCTCAGGTGGAGTCGGGTCGGACGGGATCGGCGGGCTCTCCGCTGTCGCGTCGGTCGGCTCTTCCGATGGCTGCTCTTCCAACGGTGTCCGGTCATGGAGTGACACCAGCGGCGCGTAGCAGGCCAACCCGACCGGAATCGGAATCCAGAAGCTGATCAGCCGCCAGGCCAGCACACCCAGGATGGCGATTCCGCGGGTCGCGTTGAAGGCCACCAGCGTGGGAACCAGGACGCCCTCCACGACGCCCAGACCGCCGGGAGTGATCGGCAGGGCCGCCGCCACGTTGGCCAGCCCGTAGGCGACGATCAGCCCGACCGGACCCAGCGAGTGGCCGAACGCGCGCACGCTGCACCAGAGTGAGAAGGCATCGAGAAGCCAGTTCATCGTGGCCCAGATCAGCGTCTGACGCAGGAATCGCCGGTCCGAGCCGAGCTCGCGCAGTGTCGTGGCCAGTGCGGCGATCAGCCGGGCGCCGGACTCAGGATCGACCCGCGGCAGCCGGTTGAGCACTGCGCTGACGATCGAGATGATGGTCGACTGGCGGCGCACGATGAGCGCGCCGGACACCGCGACGACGACGATCATCAGCATTCCAAGCGTGGCGATCGGCCCGTAGAGCGAGTCCCCACCGTGCAGCACCAGGGCGAAGACCAGCCCGACGAAGAGGATCACGTTGAGCACCACCGCCGACCCGATCGTCTGCAGGGTCTTGCCGGTGGCCGCCTTCTCGGCCGGCACTCCGGCCCGCAGCAAAAGGCGGTAGCCGAGGCCGACGCCGACCACCGCCCCGGCCGGCACGACGTGACTCACCGCCGTGGTGCTGAGATCGATCTGGGCCAGCCGCCAGTACCCCGGTCGCTCGACCCGCAGAGTGAGTTGGGTCAGCCGGACGTAGGCGAGCAGGGACGCGATCTCGGCGACGATCCCCAGCGCGAGCCAGGCGATGTTGACGTCCGAGAGCAGGTGGATCGTTTTGCGGGCACCGGCGATCTGGGGGAGCAGCACGTAGTTGAAGACGAGCAGGATGGCCAGGATGCCCAGGGTCGGCCTGATGACCTGGCGCAGTGGGACCCGGCGATGCTCAGTCGGGTGCTCAGCGGAGGCCATTGCTCCAGTCTGCCCCGTCGGTGATGCCGCGCAGACTCAGAATGACTTGATCCGGCTGATCGGCCAGATGATTGCCGTCACCCGCCCGACGATCATGCGAGTCGAGATGGCGCCGAAGACCCGGCTGTCGTCGGAGTTGCAGCGGTTGTCGCCCATGACGAAGACCTGGTCGGCGGTGAGCACGGTCGAGCCACTCCAATCGGGGGCCAGCGCCGCGCAGGCCGGATTGACGTAAGACTCGTGCTGCACCTGGTTGTTGATCCAGAGCACCGGCCCGGCCCAGCGCACACTGTCACCGGCCACCGCGACGACCCGCTTCACCACGGTCTTCTCCGGGACGGTCTTGTCCAGCGCGGGCGGCCGGCTGAAGACGACAATGTCGCCCCGATGTACCGGGTGCATCCGGAAGGAGATCTTGTCGACCAGGATGTGGTCGTCGCCCCGGCGGCAGTCCGAGCCTCCGCAGATCGTCGGCTCCATCGAGGCGGAGGGGACGAAGTACACCCGGAAGGCGACCGCGTGAACGATCTGCAGCCCGACCAGCAGCAGCACGCAGACGAGCACGATACGCAGCAGTCGTCCCGAACGGCGTGCGCTCCCGGCTGCGGGTGCACCCATGTGTTGCTCCTCCTCGGCAGACTCAGACCTCGGATAGAACCAATCGGCACGAACTTGGCAAACCTACATACTTTCTACCCTGAATCTGCCGAGAAAGAGCTTTTAGAGCGGGATGTTGCCGTGGGCGCCGCGGCTGGCCGGCTGTGCCGCCAGCGTCTCGGCCAGAATGGCCCGGGTGTGGTTCGGCTCGATGACCCGGTCGACGACACCGATCTCGATGGCGCGGGCCACGCCGCCGGCGATGAGCTCGTGCTCGGCCGCCAGCTTGGCGTGCAGCGCCTCCCGCTCTTCGGCCGGTGCGGCGGCCAGCTTCTTGCGATGCAGGATGCCGACCGCGGCCGACGAGCCCATCACCGCGACCTCGGCCCCGGGCCAGGCGTAGACGGCACTCGCACCGAGGGAGCGACCGTTCATGGCGATGTAGGCGCCACCGTAGGACTTGCGCGTCACCAGTGTCACGCTGGCCACGACCGCCTCGCCGAAGGCGTGCAGTAGCTTGGCACCCCGACGGACGACCCCGTCCCACTCCTGCCCGACGCCCGGCAGGTACCCGGGAACGTCGACCAATACGACCAGCGGCACCCCGAAGGCGTCGGCCATGCGCACGAAGCGGGCCGCCTTCTCAGCGCTGGCCGAGTCGAGACAGCCGCCGAGACGCAGTGGATTGTTGGCGATCACGCCTACTGTGCGACCGGCCAGCCGACCAAGCCCGGTGACGATGTTGGGCGCCCACATGGTGTGCGTCTCGACGAAGCTGTCGGTGTCCAGCACGCCGGTGATGAGTGGGTGGACGTCGTAGGCCCGCTTGCGGTTCTCCGGCAGCAGCCCAGCCAGGTCGCGGTCCGGCCCGACCAGGTCGAGGTTGAAGGTGCCCTGCAGCGCCAGCAGCTTGGTGACGTCGCGGGCGGCGGAGATGGCGTCGGCGTCGGTGTCGGTGGTGATGTGCACGACCCCGCTGCGCCGTCCGTGGGTGTCCCGTCCGCCGAGCGACTCCATGTCGACGCTCTCGCCGGTGACGCTGCGCACCACCTCCGGGCCGGTTACGAAGACGCGGCCCGCCTCGGACATGATCACCAGGTCGGTGAGGGCCGGGCCGTACGCCGCCCCACCGGCGGCCGGGCCGAGCACGACCGAGATCTGCGGAACGCGCCCGGAGGCCCGGATCATCGCGGCGAAGACGAGCCCGACCGCGTGCAGGGCGGTGACCCCTTCGGCCAGTCGCGCGCCGCCGCTGTGCCAGAGTCCGATCACCGGCACCCGGGTACGCAGTGCCTCGTCGATGGCATCGACGATGTGGACGCATCCCTCCTCGCCCATCGCGCCACCCATCTTCAGCGGATCGCAGGCATACGCCACCACCGGCGCACCGCCGATCGTTCCGGTGACCGACTGCACGCCGCTGTCGTCGCGGTCATGCATCAGCTTCACGCTGCCCTCGTCCAGGAGGAGGGCCAGGCGGACCAGCGGATCGCGAGGATCGAGGACCGCTTCAGCCACGTCGGGCTGTGCCAGTGCCGTCATAGCTCACTCGCCTTTCTTCAGGGTGGATCAGGCTTTGCTGAACAGGAGGGCCACGTTGTGGCCGCCGAAGCCGAAGGAGTCGCTCATGGCGGCCGGGACCGCCATCTTGCGGGCCTCCCGTGGGACATCGACTCGGACGGCGTCGTCCGGGTCGTCGAGGTTGATCGTCGGTGGCACGAGGTCGTTGTAGACGGTGAGGACGGTGGCGATCGATTCGATGGCCCCGGCCGCACCGAGGAGGTGACCGGTCATCGACTTGGTCGCCGTCACCACCGTCTGCTCGCCGAGCATGTCGGCGATCCAACCGGCTTCGGCTCCGTCCCCGGCCGGGGTGGAGGTGGCGTGGGCGTTGACGTGGACGACGTCGGCGATATCCAGGCCGGAGCGCTCCAGCGCGGTCTGGGCGGCGCGGCGCTGGCCGTTGCCGGCCGGGTCGGGCTGCACGATGTCGTAGGAGTCCGCAGTGACTCCGGCGCCGGCGAAGGCGGCGTAGATGCGGGCACCGCGGGCGGTGGCGCTGGCCCGCGTCTCCAGCACCAGCACTCCAGCCCCTTCGCCGAGCACGAACCCGTCGCGCCCCTTGTCGAAGGGGCGGGATGCTGCGGCCGGCTCGTCGTTGCGGGTGCTCATGGCCCGCATCTGGGCGAAGCCCGTCATGGTGAGCGGATGGACGCAGGCCTCGGTGCCGCCGACGACCACGATGTCGGCCCGTCCGAGCTGGATGAGGTCCAGACCGTAGGCGATCGCCTCAGCGCCGGAGGCACAGGCGCTCACCGGGGTGTGGACGCCGGCTCGCGCACCGACCTCGAGCCCGACGTAGGCCGCCGGGCCGTTGGGCATGTTCATCGGGATGAGCAGCGGCGAGACACGGCTCGGCCCCTTCTCCTGGATGATGTCGTACTGCGTGAGGAGGCTGGTGACACCGCCGATACCGGTGCCGATGACGACGGCGACCCGAGCCGGATCGAGGCCGTTCTCCTCGGAATTTCCGGTGAATCCGGCATCGGCCCAGGCCTGGCGGGCCGCCACCAGGGCCGCTTGCTCGCTACGGTCGAGGCGGCGGGAGACGACACGGGGGAGTACCTCGGCCGGGTCGACCGTCATCTGGGCCGCGAACTGCACAGCGATGGACCGGGCCCAGTCGGCCTCGATCGTGGCGACGCCGGAGCGGCCTGCGATCAGGCCGTCCCAGTACGTCGCCACGTCCCCGCCGAGTGGCGTCGTTGCTCCTAGTCCGGTGACTACAACGTCGATTGTCATTGGGTTCCTCGCGTCTTCGGTTCAGTACAGCTGCAGCGGGTTCACGGACGGAATCCGCTGTAAATCAGGGATGATCAGGAGTGGCTGGCGATGAAGTTCACTGCATCGCCGACGGTCTTCAGGTTGGCCAGTTCCTCGTCGGGGATGGAGGCGCCGAACTTCTCCTCAGCCGCCATTGCGACCTCGACCATCGACAGCGAGTCGACGTCCAGGTCGTCGGAGAAGGTCTTCTCGTCGGTCACGTCTTCGGGGGATACGTCGGCGACTTCGTTGAGGATCTCGGCGAGGCCGGCCCGGATTTCGTCGGTGGATGCCACTGCATTTCCTTTCGGTTGGTACTGCTGGTTGGTGGTGCGTTTGGGGCGGATCAGTCGGGGGTCGCGTCCTGCGTCAGGGGCAGAGCACTACCTGGCCGGCGTAGCTCAGGCCGGAGCCGAAGCCGAGAAGCAGGACCGGATCACCGGAGGAGATGTCACCGGCCTCGAGCATCCGCGAGAAGGCCAGCGGAATCGTGGCGGCGGAGGTATTCCCCGACGTGACGATGTCGCGGGCCACCACGGCGTTGTCGGCACCGATCTTCTTGGCGATCTGGTCGATGATGCGGAGGTTGGCCTGGTGCGGGATGAACGCGGCCAGGTCACTCGGCTCGATGCCGGCCCGGTGGCAGGCTTCGATGCCGACCGGTGCGATCTCGCTGGTGGCCCAGCGGTAGACCGCCTGCCCCTCCTGGCGGAAGAAGCGGGACTCCTCGTCGATGGCCACCGCGTCGAACTGGGCGCCGTCACTGCCCCACACGATCGGGCCGATCCCGGTCTCCGGTCCCGCGCCGACCACGGCGGCCCCGGCGCCGTCACCCAGGATGATGCAGGTGCTGCGGTCGCTGAAGTCGAGCCAGCCGGAGAAGCGCTCGGAGGCGATCACCAGGGCGTTGCGGGCCTGGCCGGTGAGGACCGCGCTGGAGGCGGCGTTGAGGGAGTAGACGAACCCGGAGCAGCCGGAACTGATGTCGTAGGCGCCGGGGGCGTCGATGCCGAGTCGGGCGGCGACGTTGGGGGCCGCGGCCGGGATCGGGGTGTTCATGGTGCAGGTGGCGACGACGACCATGTCGATGTCGGAGGCGCTGAGCCCGGCCGCGGCCAGCGCCTTGCTGCCGGCCGACTCGGCCATGTCCACCACGGTCTCGTCGGGGTTGGCGTAGCGCCGCTCGACGACGCCGACCCGGGTGCGGATCCATTCGTCGTTGGTGTCCACACCCCGCGCGACCAGGTCGTCGTTGGTGATGACGTTGCTCGGGCGGTAGTGCCCGAGGCCGAGGATGCGGGTACCGGCGACGGTGGGGGCGGAGAGGAGACGGGTCATGTTTGCCTACGCTTCGCTCTGGAGACGGGCAACCGGGAGGCCGGCGGCGACGATGTCACCGTCGTGCTTGAGCCATTCGGCGAGTTCACCGGCGCTCGGCGCGATGACCGGATGGGCGTCCCGGTTGGTGGTGATGGTGCCGATGCGGGCGCCGCGGGCGACCTGCTGTCCCTCGTGCAGATCGTCGTGGCGGGTGAAGATCCCCTTGGCCGGGGTGACGACGACCTGGAAGTCCGGGGTGTGCTCGCCCTGGCTCACTGCGCCGTAGTCATCCAGCAGCGCCCGGGCCGCGCCCAGGTCGTCCGGCGTCTTGAGGGCGACGACCTTCACCTCGGGCATCTCGCGCTTGGCCAGTCCGGCCAGCGCCCCGGCCGGAGCCAGTTCGATGGCGGCGTTCACGCCAACGTGGGTGATCGTGGCCTGGCAGAGGTCCCAGCGCACCGAGCGGGTGAGCTGCCCGACCAGGTTGGAGATCACCTGCGAGCCGGTGGTGAGTGCGGTGCCGTCGAAGTTGCTCAGCAGCAGGTGCCGCGGGTCGCTCAGCAGCAGGTCGTGGGTGAACTCGGCGAGCGGGCGCTGCGCGCTGATCATGAAGTCGGTGTGGAAGGCGCCGGCAACCGGCAGCGGCCGGACCCGAACCCCGGTGGGGACATTTTCGGCTAATGCAGTTAGCCCACCCTGGGCCCCGGCGGCGACGATCTGGCCGGCGCCGTTCCGATTGGCCGCGGTGAGCCCGACCGCTTCGATCAGCCCGACCACCTCGTCCGGGTCACCGCCGAGGAGGG
Coding sequences within it:
- a CDS encoding acyl carrier protein; the protein is MASTDEIRAGLAEILNEVADVSPEDVTDEKTFSDDLDVDSLSMVEVAMAAEEKFGASIPDEELANLKTVGDAVNFIASHS
- a CDS encoding [acyl-carrier-protein] S-malonyltransferase, producing MIAILAPGQGAQTPGMLSPWLELPGVAEQVELFSDTAQLDLRRLGTTADADEIKDTAVTQPLIVALSLIAAGQLGLESTHSTILAAGHSVGEVAAAAIAGVLSSADAVALAAHRGAAMAAACALAPSGMTALLGGDPDEVVGLIEAVGLTAANRNGAGQIVAAGAQGGLTALAENVPTGVRVRPLPVAGAFHTDFMISAQRPLAEFTHDLLLSDPRHLLLSNFDGTALTTGSQVISNLVGQLTRSVRWDLCQATITHVGVNAAIELAPAGALAGLAKREMPEVKVVALKTPDDLGAARALLDDYGAVSQGEHTPDFQVVVTPAKGIFTRHDDLHEGQQVARGARIGTITTNRDAHPVIAPSAGELAEWLKHDGDIVAAGLPVARLQSEA
- a CDS encoding Glyoxylase, beta-lactamase superfamily II; this translates as MTADMRIDHLVTSGTFSLDGGTWDVDNNVWIVGDEQECLLIDAPHDSVEILAAIGDRRLIAVACTHAHDDHVDAALAVAAAKGAPIWLHPADAPLWQLTHPEHAPDAELSDGQHIKVGSIELQVLHTPGHSPGAVCFYAPALHCLFSGDTLFAGGPGATGRSYSSFETIIDSISSKLLVLPPATVVHTGHGAETSIGVEAPALPEWIARGH
- a CDS encoding acetyl-CoA/propionyl-CoA carboxylase carboxyl transferase subunit; translation: MTALAQPDVAEAVLDPRDPLVRLALLLDEGSVKLMHDRDDSGVQSVTGTIGGAPVVAYACDPLKMGGAMGEEGCVHIVDAIDEALRTRVPVIGLWHSGGARLAEGVTALHAVGLVFAAMIRASGRVPQISVVLGPAAGGAAYGPALTDLVIMSEAGRVFVTGPEVVRSVTGESVDMESLGGRDTHGRRSGVVHITTDTDADAISAARDVTKLLALQGTFNLDLVGPDRDLAGLLPENRKRAYDVHPLITGVLDTDSFVETHTMWAPNIVTGLGRLAGRTVGVIANNPLRLGGCLDSASAEKAARFVRMADAFGVPLVVLVDVPGYLPGVGQEWDGVVRRGAKLLHAFGEAVVASVTLVTRKSYGGAYIAMNGRSLGASAVYAWPGAEVAVMGSSAAVGILHRKKLAAAPAEEREALHAKLAAEHELIAGGVARAIEIGVVDRVIEPNHTRAILAETLAAQPASRGAHGNIPL
- a CDS encoding 3-oxoacyl-[acyl-carrier-protein] synthase II, whose translation is MTIDVVVTGLGATTPLGGDVATYWDGLIAGRSGVATIEADWARSIAVQFAAQMTVDPAEVLPRVVSRRLDRSEQAALVAARQAWADAGFTGNSEENGLDPARVAVVIGTGIGGVTSLLTQYDIIQEKGPSRVSPLLIPMNMPNGPAAYVGLEVGARAGVHTPVSACASGAEAIAYGLDLIQLGRADIVVVGGTEACVHPLTMTGFAQMRAMSTRNDEPAAASRPFDKGRDGFVLGEGAGVLVLETRASATARGARIYAAFAGAGVTADSYDIVQPDPAGNGQRRAAQTALERSGLDIADVVHVNAHATSTPAGDGAEAGWIADMLGEQTVVTATKSMTGHLLGAAGAIESIATVLTVYNDLVPPTINLDDPDDAVRVDVPREARKMAVPAAMSDSFGFGGHNVALLFSKA
- a CDS encoding signal peptidase I is translated as MGAPAAGSARRSGRLLRIVLVCVLLLVGLQIVHAVAFRVYFVPSASMEPTICGGSDCRRGDDHILVDKISFRMHPVHRGDIVVFSRPPALDKTVPEKTVVKRVVAVAGDSVRWAGPVLWINNQVQHESYVNPACAALAPDWSGSTVLTADQVFVMGDNRCNSDDSRVFGAISTRMIVGRVTAIIWPISRIKSF
- a CDS encoding S-(hydroxymethyl)mycothiol dehydrogenase, with amino-acid sequence MNHEVQGVVSLKQGEPVSLVTVLVPDPGPSEVLVRVQACGVCHTDLHYREGGINDEFPFLLGHEAAGIVEAIGPGVNEVEVGDFVVLNWRAVCGQCRACRRGQAQYCFNTHNAAQKMTLTDGTPLSPALGIGAFAEKTLVHQGQCTKVDPAVSPQVAGLLGCGVMAGLGAAMNTGGVQRGQSVAVIGCGGVGAAAVAGARLAGAAQIIAVDLDDRKLAGAVELGATHTVNSRSGDPIEAIRSLTDGNGADVVIDAVGNPQTYEQAFYARDLAGTVVLVGVPTPQMRLDLPLLDFFSRGGALKSSWYGDCLPSRDFPMLVDLHLQGRLPLEKFVSETIGLGDVEEAFAAMGRGDVLRSVVVFEG
- a CDS encoding 3-oxoacyl-[acyl-carrier-protein] synthase III — translated: MTRLLSAPTVAGTRILGLGHYRPSNVITNDDLVARGVDTNDEWIRTRVGVVERRYANPDETVVDMAESAGSKALAAAGLSASDIDMVVVATCTMNTPIPAAAPNVAARLGIDAPGAYDISSGCSGFVYSLNAASSAVLTGQARNALVIASERFSGWLDFSDRSTCIILGDGAGAAVVGAGPETGIGPIVWGSDGAQFDAVAIDEESRFFRQEGQAVYRWATSEIAPVGIEACHRAGIEPSDLAAFIPHQANLRIIDQIAKKIGADNAVVARDIVTSGNTSAATIPLAFSRMLEAGDISSGDPVLLLGFGSGLSYAGQVVLCP